The nucleotide sequence GAGCCGTTGCCGGTGCCGCCATGGATCAGCGCCTTGATGCCGCTCTTGCCGAGCGCGTCGATGGCGGTCGAGGACACGCCCTCGTAGCCCATGGCGATCTCGACCGGCGGCAGCGCGTTGATCTTGTCGATGTCGAACTCCGAGTTCACGGTGTGGCGCTTCACGGGCGCGCGGAACCAGTAGTTCTTGCCCTCGACCACCATGCCCAGCGGTCCCCACTGGCTCGAGAAGGCGCTGGTCTTGATGTTCACGCTCTTGCTCACGTCGCGGCCGGTGTCGATGTTGTCGCCCATCGTCACCAGCACGCCCTTGCCCGCGGCGTCCTTGCTGCCGGCCACCGTCACGGCGTCGTACAGGTTGAGCGCGCCGTCGGCCGACAGCGCGGTGCCCGGACGCATCGAGCCGACCACCACGATCGGCTTGGAGGTGTGCACGGTCAGGGTCAGGAAGTAGGCGGTTTCTTCGAGCGTGTCGGTGCCGTGCGTGATCACGATGCCGTCGACGTCGTTCTGCTTCGACAGCGCCGACACGCGCTTGGCGAGCGTGAGCAGGTTGTCGTTGGTGAGGCTTTCGGAGGCGACCTGGAACACCTGTTCGCCGCGCACGTTGGCGACCTTGGAGAGCTCGGGCAGGCCCGCGATCAGCTTCTCGACACCGACCTTGGCGGCCGCGTAGGTGGCGCTGTTGACGGCCGAGGCGCCGGCGCCCGCGATGGTGCCGCCGGTGGCCAGGATCACCACGTTGGGGAGCGCCTGCTGCGCCTGCGCGAGCGCGCTGGCCGCCAGCATCGCGGCACCGGCCGCGAGGGCCCTGAAGCGGGGGGAAAGGTACATGGAGAACTCCTTGTGTTGAATGAATTTTTCGAGGCGGCGAGAAGATACATGAACCATGCCCGGCTGGCCGGCGCGGCCATGCCGGCATGGCATGCGGTCATGCGGCCGTGGCGAAGCAGGCATTACCATCCAACGCGCGCACGCCGCGCCACTCCCTCGCCATGAACGCCGACTCCGCCGCCCTTCCCGTCTCGACCGCCCAGGAAATGCCCGCGCCCGACGGCCCGCTGTCGCGCGCGCGCCCGGGCCGCGAACGCATCATGGCGGCGATCCGCACCGCGGCGATCGCGGAGTTCAGCCTGCACGGCCTGAAGGGCACCTCGACCCAGGCCATCGCGGCGCGCGCCGGCCTCACCAAGCCGCAGCTGCACTACTACATCGTCGGCAAGGAAGAGCTGTACGAAGAACTGCTGATGCAAGTGCTGCATGCGTGGAAGGTGGTGTTCTTGTTCGAGGACGCGAGCGACCCGGCGACGGTGCTCGGCGACTACATCCGCAAGAAGCTCGACCATGCGATCGACAGCCCCGAGATGTCGCGCATCTTCACGCGCGAGATCCTCGACGGCGGCCGCAACCTCGACCGCTACTGGCCCAACGCGCGCGCCTGGACGCAGAAGAAGGTCGACATCATCAACGGCTGGATCGCGCGCGGCCAGATGCGCCCGCTCGATGCGCGCATCCTGCTGATGCACGTCTGGGCCATGACCCAGAGCTACGCCGACTACGCGATCCAGACCCGCGTGATGCTGGGCCTGCCGCCCGACGCGCCGATCGACCGCGAGCCGATCGCGCGCGAGCTGGTGGCCTTCGTGCTGGCCGGCTGCGGCATCCGCGCGAGCTAGCAGCGCGCGCCGCCCGGGCGCCCTCCTCCTCCGCCAGAACCGCGCCGGCCCCAATCCGGTGCGCCCGCGCTGGCACGTCGCTTGCTAAACCTGACCACTTGCTCTGATTAAGCGGTCAAACACCATGCGCGTGCTCGTCGTCTACTGCCACCCGGTCGAAACCAGCTTCCATGCCGCCCTGCACCAGGAGGTGCTGAAGAACCTGCGCGCGGCCGGCCACGAGGTCGACGACTGCGACCTCTATGCCGAGGGCTTCGATCCGGTGCTCTCGCGCGAGGAGCGGCTGGGCTACCACGAGGTGCCGGCCAACCAGCTGCCGCTCAAGCCCTACGTCGAGCGGCTGCAGTGGGCCGAGGGCATCGTGTTCTGCTTCCCGACCTGGTGCTTCGGCCTGCCGGCCATGCTCAAGGGCTACTTCGACCGGCTGTTCATGCCCGGCGTGGCCTTCGACATCAGCGACCCCGCCAACGTGAAGCCGATGCTCACGCACATCAAGCGCATCAGCGCCGTGGTCACCTACGGCCGGCCGCGCTGGGTGGCGATGTACATGGGCGACCCGCCGCGCAAGATCGTCACGCGCTACATGAAACGGCTGACCGGGCATGGCGCCCGGGTCGACTACCACGCCCACTACCACATGAACGTGGCGACCGAGCCCCAGCTGAAGCGCTTCATGGCCAAGGTCGGCAACGCCATGGCGCGCTTCGCATGAGCGCGCCCGTGCTGCTCGACCGGCTGCGCCTGCCGCGCTGGCTGCTGCCGGCCGACTGGCCGCAGCGCGACGGCGTGCCGGCGCTCGCACGGCTCGCGATAGAGGGTGGCCGCGTGCAGACGCTGCGCCCCGCGGACGATGCCCCGACGCCCGCCGCGGGCTGGGACCTCGGCGGCACGCTCGCGCTGCCGGGCTTCGTCGATGCCCACACGCACCTCGACAAGGTCTTCACGCTGCCGCGCATGAAGGCGGTGCAGCCGGGCCTGCTCGGCGCCATCGACGCGATGCTGGCCGACCGCGTGAACTGGACGCCCGCCGACGTGCGCGAACGCGCGGCGCGCGGCCTGCAATGGGCCTGGGAATGCGGCACCACGCACCTGCGCACGCACGTCGACTGGTGGGAGCCCGATGCCCTGCCGATGGCCTGGCCGGTGATGGCCGAGCTGGCGCAGGAATGGGAAGGCCGCGTACGGCTCGAGCAGGTGAGCCTGATCAAGCTGCCGCTGTTCGAGGACGCGGCGCAGGCACTGCGACTCGCGAAGCAGGTCAAGGCCACCGGGCCGCACGCGCTGCTCGGCGGCTTCGTGCACTCCACCAACTGGAGCGAGAACGCGTTGCGCAACCTGCTGCGCTCGGCACAGGCCTGCGAGCTCGACATCGACCTGCACGTGGACGAGGAGCTCAATGCCTCGGCCACGGGCCTGGCGGCCACCGCGCGCATCCTGGCCGAGATCGGCTACGAGGGCCGCGTGGTCTGCGGCCACATCTGCGCGCTCGCGGAACAGCCCGAGGCGCAGGCGCTCGCCACGCTCGACGCGGTGGCGCGCGCGCCTATCACGGTGGTCTCGCTGCCCGCCACCAACCTGCTGCTGCAGGACGCCGTGACCGGCCGTACGCCGCGCCGGCGCGGCATCACGCTGGTGAAGGAAGCGCGCGAGCGCGGCATTCCGCTGCTGTTCGCGAGCGACAACGTGCAGGACCCGTTCTGCCGCCTCGGCAGCTTCGACCCCGTCGAAGCGCTGGGCACGGCCGCGCTGGTGGCGCAGCTCGACGAGCCGTTCGAGACCTGGTCGCAGGCGCTGTGCCGCGCCGACTGGCTGCGCCGCGACGCCACCGTGCAACGCCCGACGCTCGTCGGCGCGAGCGCCGACCTCGTGCTGTTCGGCGCGGCCGACCGCTTCGGCTGGCCCTCGCGCAGCGCGCAGCGCGTGGTGCTGCGCGCGGGCCGCGTCGCGCACGGCGAGGTGCCCGCTGCCTGGCGCGCGCACGGCGGCGCCGTCAGCGCCTGAGCCCTCTTCAACGAACAGAACCACTCCAAGGACCGTCCCCATGCTCCACGGCTACATCCCTCCCCACCGCTTCCTGCCCTACCTGAGCTGGACCGAGATCGCCGCGCTGCCCGACCGCGAGAACACGGTCATCGTGCTGCCCTGCGGCGCGATCGAGCAGCACGGCCCGCACCTGCCGTGCTCGGTCGACAGCGTGATCAGCTCGGGCGTGATGGGCAGGGCGCTCGAGAAGCTGCCGGCCGAGGTGCGCGCCTTCGCGCTGCCCACCATCACCTACGGCAAGTCGGAAGAGCACCTGCACTTCCCGGGCACGATGACGCTGACCGGCACCACGCTGCTGTCGACCGTGACCGAGATCGGCGAGTCGGTCTACCGCTCGGGCTTTCGCAAGCTGCTGTTCGCCAACGGCCACGGCGGCCAGCCGCAGGTGCTCGAGATGGCGGCGCGCGAGCTGCGGCTGCGCCATGGCGACTTCGTGGTGGTGCCGCACGGCGTGTCGCGGCTGCCGAGCGCGGCCAGCAAGCAGGTCAGCGAGCAGGAGAAGAAGCTCGCGATGCATGCCGGCCATTCCGAGACCGCGCTGATGCTCGCGCTCGCGCCCGAGACGGTGCACATGGAGCGCGCGGTGGCCAACTTCCCGCCGCCCTTCCCGATCAAGCTGCTGTCGGCCGACGGCCGCCCGGCCTGCGCCTGGACCGCGCGCGACTTCGGCCCCAGCGGCGTGATCGGCGACCCGACCACCGCCACGCGCGAACAGGGCGAGGCGATCCTCGACACGCTGTCCGACAGCTGGGTGCAGGCGCTGACCGAGCTGCATGCGCTGCGCTGGGTGGTGCGCGAGGAAGCCACCTGGGAGCGCGGCCACCAGCAGGGCTTCGTACAGCAGTCCTTCGCGCCGGCCTGAGCCTGCTTCTTGCATCGGCCCGTCTTTCCCCTTTTTCTTCACCCACGCCCTAGAGAGGTCCTCCCATGCGCTCCTTCGCACTGTCCCTGGCCGGCGCCGCCGCCATCGCCTTCCTCGCCGCGCCCGCGCAGGCCGAGGACAAGTTCACCTACATGACCAACTGGTACGCGCAGGCCGAGCACGGCGGCTTCTACCAGGCCGTGGCGCAGGGCATCTACAAAAAGTACGGCCTCGACGTGACCATCAAGATGGGCGGCCCGCAGGTCAACATCACGCAGATGATGGCGGCCGGCCAGGCCGACTGCATCATGGGCTCGAGCGACATCCAGATGATGCAGGTGCGCGAGGGCGGCGTGCCGGTGGTCAACGTGGCGGCCTTCTTCCAGAAGGACCCGCAGGTGCTGATCGCGCACGACGACGTGAAGGGCTTCGAGGACCTCAAGGGCAAGACGCTGCTGATCGGCGCGCAGGCCAACCGCGGCTACTGGCCCTGGCTCAAGGCCAAGTTCGGCCTCAAGGACGAGCAGACCCGGCCCTACACCTTCAACATCCAGCCCTTCGTGGCCGACAAGAACACGGCCCAGCAGGGCTACCTGACCTCCGAGCCCTACGCGATCCAGAAGGCCGGCGTGAAGAGCACCGTGCTGATGTTCAGCGACCACGGCTTCCCGGCCTATGCCACCACCGTGTCGTGCATGGAGAAGACGGTGAAGGAGCGCGGCAAGCAGGTCGCGGCCTTCGTCAAGGCCTCGGCCGAAGGCTGGAAGAGCTACCTCGCCGATCCCGCGCCCGCCAACGCGCTGATCAAGAAGGACAACCCCAACATGACCGACGACCAGCTCGCCTACAGCGTGGCCAAGCTCAAGGAGATGGGAATGATCACGGGCGGCGACGCCGGCAAGCTCGGCATCGGCGTGATGACCGATGCGCGCGCCAAGGCCAGCTACGACTTCCTCGTGAGCGCCAAGCTGCTCGACCCGGCCAAGGTCGAGCTCGCGAAGACCTACACGACCGAGTTCGTGAAGGACGCCAAGGTGCTGCCCTGATCGTCGCCACGCCATGAACCGCATCGACCCCCACACTCTCGCGCCGCCGACGGTGCCTGCCGTGCCCGCGGTGGAAGTGCTCTCGGCCGAGAAGACCTATCCCAACGGCACGCAGGCGCTGCTGCCGGTCGACCTGTCGATCGCCGAGGGCGAGTTCGTCACGCTGCTCGGCCCCTCGGGCTGCGGCAAGAGCACGCTGCTCAAGATGGTGGCGGGCATGCTCGAGCCCAGCGACGGCCGGCTTTTGGTGTGGCGCAAGCCGGTGAGCCAGCTGCACGACAGCGCGCGCCGGATGTCCTTCGTGTTCCAGTCGCCCACGCTGATGCCCTGGGCCAGCGTGCAGACCAACGTGCGGCTGCCGCTCGACCTGGCAGGCGTGCCGCGCAAGGAGGCCGATGCGCGCGTGATGGAGTCGCTGGCGCTGGTGGGCCTCGAGAAGTTCGCCAGCGCGCTGCCGCGCGCGCTCTCGGGCGGCATGCAGATGCGGGTGTCGATCGCGCGCGGGCTGGTCACGCAGCCCGACCTGCTGCTGATGGACGAGCCCTTCGGCGCGCTCGACGAGATCACGCGCCACAAGCTCGACGCCGACCTGCTCGAGCTCTGGCGCAAGAAGAAGCTCACGGTGATCTTCGTGACGCACTCGATCCACGAGGCCGTGTTCCTCTCGAGCCGCGTGGTGATGATGGCCGCGCGGCCGGGCCGCGTGGTCGAGCAGTTCCAGATCGACGAACCCTATCCGCGCAACGCCGATTTCATGGTCACGCCCGAGTTCGCACGCCATGCGAAGCGGCTGCAGGACAGCCTGCTGCGCGCCAGCCATGCCGACGAGGAGCACGCGCGATGAGCCGCACGCCGCTGCTGAGCCAGCCGCGCGTGCAGCGCGTGCTCTATCCCCTGGCGATCGGCGTGCTGCTGATCGCGCTGTGGCAATGGATGGTGGTGGCGATGGAGCTGCCGCCCTACCTCGTGCCCTCGCCCTGGCTGATGCTGCAGACCTTGGTGACCGACTGGGCGCCGCTGGGCAGCGCGCTGCTGGTCACGCTCAAGATCACCGTGCTGTCCTTCGTGCTCGCCACGGTGGCGGGCGTGCTGATCTCGTTCCTGTTCGTGCAGAGCAAGCGCATCGAGACCGCGCTCTTTCCGTACGCGGTGCTGCTGCAGGTCACGCCGATCGTGGCGGTGGCGCCGCTGATCATCATCTGGGTCAAGAACCCGACGGCCGCGATGACGGTGTGCGCGGCGCTGGTGGCGCTGTTCCCGATCATCAGCAACACCACGCTGGGCCTGCGCAGCATCGACCCCGATCTGCAGAGCTACTTCAAGCTCAACCGCGCCACGCGCTGGCAGCAACTGGTGCGGCTGCGCATCCCGAGCGCGCTGCCCTACTTCTTCGGCGGGCTGCGCATCTCCAGCGGCCTCGCGCTGATCGGCGCGGTGGTGGCCGAGTTCGTGGCCGGCACCGGCGGCTCGGGCGCGGGACTGGCCTACCAGATCCTGCAGGCCGGCTTCCAGCTGAACATCCCGCGGATGTTCGCCGCGCTGCTGCTGATTTCCCTCACCGGCGTCGCGCTCTTCGTGCTGATGGCCTGGCTCACCAAGGTGGCGCTGGGCTCGTGGCATGCGAGCGAACTTTCCCAGGACTGATCCCAACATGAACGCACAAGAATTCCCCATCGGGCCGCTGCTGCTCGAACTCCCCGACCTCGACTGGATCACCGACGAGGGCCGCGTCGTGCGGCTGTCGCAGGACTTCTCCTGGTTCAGCCCGGTGCTCAAGCGCCAGCTCGAAGGCAAGCATGCCGACGTGGTGGTGCGCCCGCGCAGCGAGGACGAGATCCGCGCGGTGGTCGGCGCCTGCGCGCGCCACGGCGTGCCGATCACCGTGCGCGGCAGCGGCACCGGCAACTACGGCCAGACCACGCCGCTGGCCGGCGGCGTGGTGCTCGACATGACCGGCTACAACGCCTGCCTCTGGGTGCAGCCCGGCGTGGCGCGCGCGCAGGCCGGCATCCGCCTGGGCGAGCTCGAGAAGCAGACCAGGGCCAGCGGCCAGGAGATGCGCTGCGTGCCCTCGACCTACCGCAGCGCCACGCTCGGCGGCCTGTTCGGCGGCGGCTTCGGCGGCGTGGGCTCGATCAACTACGGGCCGCTGGGCGCGCCCGGCAACGTGCTCGGCATCCGCGCGATGACCATCGAGCCCGAACCCCAGGTGGTGGAACTGCGCGGTGCCGAGGCGATGCGCATGCACCACCTGTGGGGCACCAACGGGCTGGTGCTCGAGCTCGAGGTCGCGCTGGCGCCCGCGCATCCGTGGCTCGAGACGCTCGTGACCTTCTCCGATTTCGAGGGCGCGCTGAACTTCGCCGACAGGCTCGCGAATGCGCCGGGCATCGTGAAGCGCGAGGTGTCGTTCTATGCGGCGCCGATCTCCGACCACCTGGCGCAACTCGCGGCGCACCTGCCCAAGGGCTGCCACACGGTGCTGTCGCTGGTGGCCGAGGCCAGCGAGCCGGCGCTGCTGCAGCTGGTCGAGAGCTTCGGCGGCAGCGTGAGCTACCGCAAGACCGCGGCCGAGGTGCAGAAGAGCAACCGCACCCTGATGGAATTCACCTGGAACCACACGACGCTGCACGCGCTCAAGGTCGACCCGACCCTGACCTACCTGCAGAGCGGCTTCGTGCCGGGGCGCCACGTGGCGCAGGTCATCGAGATGGAGAAGCTGCTCGGCGGCGAGGTGATGATGCACCTGGAGTTCATCCGCAACGTGGCGGGCCTGATGACCTGCAGCGGCCTGCAGCTGGTGCGCTTCAGCACCGAGGAACGGCTGCAGGAGATCATGCAGATCCACCGCGAGCACGAGGTGCACATCAACAACCCGCACGTGAACATCGTCGAGGATGGCAAGGCCGGCGGCCCGCTGCCGCCCGAGGTGATCGCGGTGAAGCGGCGCTTCGATCCGCTGGGCCTGCTGAACCCCGGCAAGCTGCGCGACTGGCCGGTGAAGCCGCGCGCGGCCGCGCTGGCGGCCTGAGTCAGGCCGCGCGGCGACGCCGCACGAAGGCGAGCGCGACGATCGCGCAGGCCAGGCCCCACAACGGCCATAGCCCGAGGTGCGCGACCCAGCGCGCATAGGGCGTGAGGCCGGTGCGGCCCTCGACCGGTGCCTCGAGCACGCCGCGCGTGAGCCGCGGCAGCGCATGGGTCACGCGGCCCTCGGCGTCGATGACAACCGTGGCGCCGGTGTTGGTGGCGCGCACCATCGGCCGCGCGAACTCGAGCGCGCGCATGCGCGAGATCGCCAGATGCTGGTCGATGGCGATCGAGTCGCCGAACCAGGCGATGTTGCTGACGTTGAGCAGGATGGTCGGTGCCGTCGCCGCGTCGCGGAAGTTGGCGCCGATCTCGTCGCCGAACAAGTCCTCGTAGCAGATGTTCGGCGCGATGCGCTGGCCCTGCCAGGCGAGCGCGGGCTGCGCGAGGCCGCCGCTGCGGAAGTCGCCGAGCGGGATGCTCATCATGTCGATGAACCAGCGGAAGCCGAAGGGAATGAACTCGCCGAAGGGCACGAGGTGGTGCTTGCTGTAGGCATAGGCCGAGGCAGCGCCGGGCCGGAAGCCGAGCACGGTGTTGGTGTAGCCCTGGCGGTCGCCCAGCGGCAGGCCGACCACGGCCGCCTGGCTGCCGCTCGCATAGCGCGCCTGGATCGCCTCGAGGTAGCCCACGGGCAGCTGCTGCGGCAGCAGCGGGATCGCGGTCTCGGGCGTGACCACCAGCGAGGCCCTGGCATCGCGCAGCTGTTCGCCGTACCAGCGCAGCGCGTTCTCGATGCCGCCGTTGGGGATGAACTTCTCGTCCTGCGCGATGTTGCCCTGCAGCAGCGCGACCTGCAGCGTGCCCGCGGCTTCGCCGCGCGAGGGCTGGGCCACGAGCGGAAAGCCGAACACGAGGGCGATCAGCAACGCGGCGCCCGCGAGTTCGGCGCGGGCCGCGGGCCGTGCCAGCGCGACCAGCGCGGCAGCCAGGGCCGCCACGGCGCCGATGCCGTAGACGCCGACCCATGGTGCCCAGCCCGAGAGCGGCCCCTCGACATGGGCATAGCCGCCCGCGCCCCAGGGAAAACCGGTGAACCAGCTGCCGCGCACCAACTCGGCCAGCGTCCACAGCGCGGCGAACACCAGCGCGCCGGTGACCGTGCCGCGCGGACCGCGCCGCACGAACCAGGCACCGGCGAAGGCGTAGTACAGGCCGAGCGCGGCCGCGAGCGCGAGCACCGCGATCGCGGCCAGCGGCGCGGCGAGGCCGCCGTAGGTGTGCATCGAGATGAAGAGCCACCAGAAGGTGCCGCTGAGCCAGGCGGTGGAGAACAGCCAGGCATGCAGTCCGGCGCGGCGCCAGCCCGCTTGCTGCTCGCGCAGCCGGCGCAGCCCGAAGGCGAAGACGCCGAGCGACACCAGTTGCAGCAGCCACATCGGCCGGCCCGAGCCGGGCATGGCGATCGAGGCGGCCTGCGCCAGTCCGGCCAGCAGGAAGGCCAGGGCCAGCAATGCGGCGCGCATCAGTCGGCCGCGTCGCCGCCGCGGGCCGGCGACACCTTGAACCAGCGCACCGCGCCGCCCTTGGTGTGCAGCACCACGAAGTCGAAGCCGCCGATCGCATGGTGCTCGCCGCGCTTGGGCACGTGGCCCATCTCGTGCGCGATCAGGCCGCCGATGGTGTCGAAGTCCTCGCTGAGCTGTTCCTCGTCGAACACGATGCCGAAGGCCTCGGCCACGCGCTCGATCGGCGTGTCGCCCGAGACGCGGTAGGTGTGGTCGGCCAGGCCGAAGATGTCGCCCTCGTCCTCGGCGATGTCGAACTCGTCCTCGATCTCGCCGACGATCTGCTCGAGCACGTCCTCGATGGTGATCAGGCCGGCCACGCGGCCGAACTCGTCGATGACGATCGCCAGGTGGTTGCGGTTGCCACGGAACTCGCGCAGCAGGTCGTTGAGGCCCTTGCTCTCGGGCACGAAGGTGGCGGGCCGCAGCAGCGCGCGGATGTTCAGGCCCGGCGCGCGCTGCAGCTTGAGCAGGTCCTTCGCGAGCAGGATGCCGATGATGTTTTCCTTCTCGCCCTCGTACACCGGGAAGCGCGAGTGCGCGGTGTCGATGACCAGGTGCAGCAGCGCGTCGTAGGGCGCGTCGATGTTGACCAGGTCCATGCGCGGTGCCGCGACCATCACGTCGCCGGCCGTCATGTCGGCCATGCGCAGCACGCCTTCGAGCATCACGCGCGATTCGGCGCCGATCACCTGGTTGTCTTCGGCATCCGCCAGGGTTTCGATCAGCTCGTCGCGCGAGTCCGGACCGGGATGGATGAATTCGGCGAGCTTCTGGAGAAACCCGCGCTTGTCTTCCCGTTCGACGGGTGCGCGTTCAGGGTGAGGTTCGGCCACTGCGGGAGGGCGTAGTTGGGGGGAGTGCAAGGATACCGGATTGCATGTGACAGGCTCTACCGGGTCCGTCCGGGGGCATGCAAGGAGCGTTCCCGGGCAGGGCCGGGCCGCCCGAGGGCCTTATTGCGCGGACTTGCCTCGCGCGCTGCGCACGCCGCTGCGGACTTCCTGCAGGCTGGCCAGGAAGGCCCAGAACTGCTTGGCACGCGACTTGAGGTGGAAGTCGACTGCGGCGTAGTGCTCGAGCGCGATCTCGCTCATGCGGCTGTCGAAGGTGGCGCTCGGCAGCTGCAGGTGGGCTTCCGATTCGGAACCGCTGCGCACCACGGTGGCGCCGGCATTGCGCGCGATCTTGAGCATCGCGGCGTTCTCGCTGAGCGCATGGATGAACAGCATGCCCACGCCTTCGTTGCGCGCCACGACCACCGCGCGCTCGAACAGCCGGGCGCCATAGCCGCGTCCGCGGGCATGGGCCGAGACCGAGACGCCGAATTCGGCGCAGTCGCTAGGCTGGTGGTCGGGCGCGAAAGCCAGGTGGGCCATCGCGATCAGCTCGAGCTTGCGGTTGTAGATGCCGAACAGCTCGTCGCGATCGAAATCGAGGCCGTCGACATAGCGCTGCACCTGCTCGTCGCCCGCGGCATAGCCGAAACGCAGATAGCGGTCGTGGGCGCTGAGCGCCAGCAGGTGGCTGGCGATGCGGTCGCGCTCGCGCGGGCCGATCGAGCGGATCGGCACCATGACGGGCTGCGGCGCGGTGGCGGCGCGTGGCTGGGCCTCAACCATCGGCGCCTTCAGAAAAGAGCCGAGGCCGAGGGATGCCCTGAGGAGGTCCTTGGCGGTAAGCATGGCTTGAATGTAAGGGTTTTCCCTTAACCCGCAAGCCCGGCGGGACACTTTCGTGACTCATTTGTGAATCAATACCCGAAAGCGTGTGCATCGAGCAACTTTTTCGTGCCTAGACCGGCACGGCCGTGGTGGCTTTGACACGGTCGAGCACGAAACTGGTCTTGCAGTCCTGCACGCTCGGGTGCTTGAGCAGGGTGTCCATGATGAAGCGGCTGTAGTGGGCCATGTCGGCCACGACCACGCGCAGCAGGTAGTCCATCTCGCCCGTGAGGGCGGCGCACTCGACGACCTCGGGCCAGGTCTGGACGCTGGCGCGGAACAGGTCCATCGGGTTGCGCTTGTGGCTCTCGGTGTGCTTTTCGAGCCGCACGTTGAGGTACGCCGTGAGGCCCAGCCCGACGGCCTCGGGCTTGACCAGTGCGACGTAGCGGTCGATTACGCGCTGCTCCTCGAGCCGCTTGACCCGCCGCAGCACGGCGCTGGGCGAGAGGCTGACCTGCTCGGCGATCT is from Variovorax paradoxus and encodes:
- a CDS encoding CBS domain-containing protein, producing the protein MAEPHPERAPVEREDKRGFLQKLAEFIHPGPDSRDELIETLADAEDNQVIGAESRVMLEGVLRMADMTAGDVMVAAPRMDLVNIDAPYDALLHLVIDTAHSRFPVYEGEKENIIGILLAKDLLKLQRAPGLNIRALLRPATFVPESKGLNDLLREFRGNRNHLAIVIDEFGRVAGLITIEDVLEQIVGEIEDEFDIAEDEGDIFGLADHTYRVSGDTPIERVAEAFGIVFDEEQLSEDFDTIGGLIAHEMGHVPKRGEHHAIGGFDFVVLHTKGGAVRWFKVSPARGGDAAD
- a CDS encoding GNAT family N-acetyltransferase gives rise to the protein MLTAKDLLRASLGLGSFLKAPMVEAQPRAATAPQPVMVPIRSIGPRERDRIASHLLALSAHDRYLRFGYAAGDEQVQRYVDGLDFDRDELFGIYNRKLELIAMAHLAFAPDHQPSDCAEFGVSVSAHARGRGYGARLFERAVVVARNEGVGMLFIHALSENAAMLKIARNAGATVVRSGSESEAHLQLPSATFDSRMSEIALEHYAAVDFHLKSRAKQFWAFLASLQEVRSGVRSARGKSAQ
- the lnt gene encoding apolipoprotein N-acyltransferase gives rise to the protein MRAALLALAFLLAGLAQAASIAMPGSGRPMWLLQLVSLGVFAFGLRRLREQQAGWRRAGLHAWLFSTAWLSGTFWWLFISMHTYGGLAAPLAAIAVLALAAALGLYYAFAGAWFVRRGPRGTVTGALVFAALWTLAELVRGSWFTGFPWGAGGYAHVEGPLSGWAPWVGVYGIGAVAALAAALVALARPAARAELAGAALLIALVFGFPLVAQPSRGEAAGTLQVALLQGNIAQDEKFIPNGGIENALRWYGEQLRDARASLVVTPETAIPLLPQQLPVGYLEAIQARYASGSQAAVVGLPLGDRQGYTNTVLGFRPGAASAYAYSKHHLVPFGEFIPFGFRWFIDMMSIPLGDFRSGGLAQPALAWQGQRIAPNICYEDLFGDEIGANFRDAATAPTILLNVSNIAWFGDSIAIDQHLAISRMRALEFARPMVRATNTGATVVIDAEGRVTHALPRLTRGVLEAPVEGRTGLTPYARWVAHLGLWPLWGLACAIVALAFVRRRRAA
- a CDS encoding Lrp/AsnC family transcriptional regulator; this encodes MEALDKIDRLILRTLQADGRATYDQIAEQVSLSPSAVLRRVKRLEEQRVIDRYVALVKPEAVGLGLTAYLNVRLEKHTESHKRNPMDLFRASVQTWPEVVECAALTGEMDYLLRVVVADMAHYSRFIMDTLLKHPSVQDCKTSFVLDRVKATTAVPV